Proteins from one Anopheles nili chromosome 2, idAnoNiliSN_F5_01, whole genome shotgun sequence genomic window:
- the LOC128721536 gene encoding fatty acyl-CoA reductase wat, which yields MTVSMYDDELLGQTGTQPDQQSPMATGKIEEKLTEIQQFYDKCSIFITGGTGFLGKTLIYKLLTSCPGIENIFLLVRSKRGKDIFSRVEEIFDDAMFDKMKQACPKYDHKIRAVAGDCMQPGLGISSSDREVLTENVNIVFHLAATVRFDEKMKTAMQINVKACRDVLDLCHDMKHLKSVIYVSTAYTQCPQAVVDERFYDPPMESEKMIHLTDCVTDGMIEKITPVLLDKWPNTYTFTKAIAEDVVRKNSRGMPVGMFRPGIVIATYQEPVPGWIDNFYGPTGVIAGAGTGVLRTLRADPAKVANMVPVDLCVNGIISSAWDIAERFRTEILPDPEIPIYNFCTEPNNCITWGDFTHTTIKFGSMYPTMKAIWYLCYASNPNIVLHYLSIIFLHYAPAVVCDIIAVLIGRKPRLLRSYKKIHRFMDVIEYFSMREWQFKMDNMNALWRKLSSADQKLFFFDMRQINWDYFLEQYFCGIRRYLLNDPMETVPQAVVRWNRLYWLHQATKVVVLLLLYKMVMSVWGMLS from the exons ATGACGGTTTCGATGTACGACGATGAGCTGCTGGGACAGACCGGAACCCAGCCTGATCAACAGAGCCCGATGGCTACGGGCAAAATCGAGGAGAAGCTCACCGAGATCCAGCAGTTCTACGACAAATGTAGCATCTTCATCACAGGCGGAACCGGATTTCTTGGCAAAA CTCTCATCTACAAACTGCTGACAAGCTGCCCGGGAATCGAAAACATCTTCCTGCTGGTGCGGAGCAAGCGAGGCAAAGACATTTTCTCCCGCGTGGAAGAGATCTTCGACGATGCT ATGTTTGACAAAATGAAGCAGGCCTGTCCGAAGTATGATCACAAAATTCGCGCCGTCGCGGGCGACTGCATGCAACCGGGCCTCGGCATCAGCTCGTCCGATCGTGAGGTGTTGACGGAAAAC GTCAACATCGTGTTTCATCTTGCCGCCACGGTGCGATTCGATGAGAAGATGAAGACGGCCATGCAGATCAACGTGAAGGCGTGCCGGGACGTGTTGGACCTGTGCCACGACATGAAGCACCTGAAGTCGGTCATCTACGTCTCGACGGCGTACACGCAATGTCCGCAAGCGGTCGTCGATGAGCGGTTCTACGATCCACCGATGGAGTCGGAGAAGATGATCCACCTGACCGATTGCGTGACCGACGGTATGATCGAGAAGATCACTCCAGT GCTGCTGGACAAATGGCCCAACACGTACACCTTCACGAAGGCCATCGCCGAGGACGTGGTACGGAAGAACAGCCGCGGAATGCCGGTGGGAATGTTTCGGCCAGGAATCG TCATTGCGACCTACCAGGAACCCGTACCAGGATGGATCGATAACTTCTACGGACCAACGGGTGTGATTGCTGGCGCTGGCACTGGAGTGCTGCGAACGCTGCGTGCAGACCCGGCCAAGGTGGCCAACATGGTTCCGGTTGATCTGTGCGTGAACGGCATCATCTCCTCCGCCTGGGACATCGCTGAGCGATTCCGAAC CGAAATTTTGCCCGACCCGGAAATCCCGATCTACAACTTTTGCACCGAACCCAACAATTGCATCACGTGGGGTGACTTTACGCACACCACGATCAAGTTTGGCTCGATGTATCCCACCATGAAGGCGATCTGGTACCTGTGCTATGCCAGCAATCCCAACATCGTGCTGCACTACCTGTCCATCATCTTCCTGCACTATGCGCCGGCCGTCGTCTGTGACATCATTGCGGTGCTGATCGGCAGAAAGCCAAG ACTCCTACGGAGCTACAAGAAGATCCACCGCTTTATGGACGTGATTGAGTACTTTTCCATGCGCGAGTGGCAATTCAAGATGGACAACATGAACGCTCTCTGGCGCAAGCTGTCGAGCGCGGACCAGAAGCTGTTCTTCTTCGACATGCGCCAAATCAACTGGGACTACTTCCTGGAGCAGTACTTCTGCGGCATCCGGCGGTACCTGCTAAATGATCCGATGGAAACCGTCCCGCAGGCGGTGGTCCGCTGGAATCG cCTCTACTGGCTGCACCAGGCCACGAAAGTcgtcgtgctgctgctgctgtacaaGATGGTGATG